The following are encoded in a window of Pongo abelii isolate AG06213 chromosome 16, NHGRI_mPonAbe1-v2.0_pri, whole genome shotgun sequence genomic DNA:
- the LOC129050449 gene encoding golgin subfamily A member 8H-like isoform X3: MLMLKEYWQKNSPRVPAGVNRNRKTNGSIPETATSGGCQSPGDSARDFHREGPTSSATLKDLESPCQELAVVLDSRSVKISQLKNTIKSLKQQKKQVEHQLEEEKKANNKKQKAKRELEVQIQTLNIQKGKLNTHLYHMKRSLRYFEEESKDLAIHLQHSLQRKRELEQALSAVTATQKKKANQFSSHSKARMEWKLEHSIQEQALLKAQVTQLKESFKQAQLERDECVQHLKGERARWQQRMRKMSQEVCTLKNEKKNDMRRIEKLERSLSKLKNQMAEPLPPEPPEPPAMSSKVELQHLRKELERVAGELQAQVKNNQRISLLNRGQEERIQVQEERLRKQEERLEEQQERLQQLAKPQSIFEELEHLEATSQQNQQLTTQLSLMALPGEGDGGGHLDSEEEEAPWPMPSISEDLEGREAMVAIFKSTGASVQEEQARLQEQSGFMDHLEEKADLSELVNKQELRFIHYWRERCHQKIHHVLTEPGGSAKDAALGGGHHQAGPGQGGDEGEAAGAAADGIAAYSNYNNGHRKFLAAAQNPADEPGPGAPAPQELGAADKQGDLCEVSLTSSAQGEAREGPLYDNPTTQPIVQDHQEHPGLGSNCCVPFFCWAWLLRRRR; encoded by the exons ATGTTGATG TTAAAAGAATATTGGCAGAAAAACAGCCCTAGAGTTCCAGCAGGAGTGAACAGGAACAGGAAAACAAATGGCAGTATCCCTGAGACAGccacttctggtggttgccagtcACCTGGGGAT TCAGCAAGAGATTTCCACAGGGAAGGCCCTACATCATCTGCTACCCTGAAGGATCTGGAG AGCCCATGCCAAGAACTAGCAGTAGTTCTGGATTCAAGGTCCGTAAAAATCAGTCAACTGAAGAACACCATCAAATCTTTG aaacaacagaagaaacaagTGGAACATCAGCTGGAAGAA gaaaagaaagcaaacaacaagaaacagaaagccaaaagggagctagag GTTCAAATCCAGACATTGAACATACAGAAAGGGAAGCTAAATACACACCTGTACCACATGAAACGTTCTCTCAGATACTTTGAAG AAGAGTCAAAGGATCTGGCTATCCACCTGCAACATTCATTGCAGCGTAAAAGAGAGTTAGAGCAGGCTCTCTCTGCTGTCACCGCCACACAGAAGAAGAAGGCAAACCAG TTTTCCAGCCACAGTAAAGCACGTATGGAGTGGAAGTTAGAGCACTCCATCCAGGAGCAGGCACTGCTGAAAGCGCAGGTGACACAG TTGAAGGAGTCATTTAAACAAGCCCAATTAGAAAGAGACGAGTGTGTGCAACATCTAAAAGGAGAGAGGGCCCGGTGGCAGCAGAGGATGAGAAAAATGTCGCAGGAG GTTTGCAcattaaagaatgaaaagaagaatgATATGCGTCGGATAGAAAAGCTGGAGAGGAGCTTGTCCAAACTGAAAAACCAGATGG CTGAACCCCTGCCCCCAGAGCCCCCAGAGCCCCCAGCAATGTCCTCCAAGGTGGAGCTGCAGCACCTGAGGAAGGAACTAGAGAGAGTGGCAGGAGAGCTCCAGGCCCAAGTCAAAAACAATCAGCGCATAAGCCTCCTGAACCGGGGACAAGAAGAGAGGATTCAGGTGCAGGAAGAGAGACTTcggaagcaggaggagaggcTTGAGGAGCAGCAGGAGAGGCTTCAGCAGCTGGCCAAGCCACAGAGCATCTTTGAGGAGCTG GAGCACCTGGAAGCTACCAGCCAGCAGAACCAGCAGCTAACAACCCAGCTGAGCCTCATGGCTCTCCCTGGGGAAG gagatggaggaggacatctggacagtgaggaggaggaggcaccTTGGCCCATGCCAAGCATCTCAGAGGACCTGGAGGGCAGGGAGGCCATG GTGGCGATTTTCAAGTCCACTGgagccagtgtccaggaggagcAAGCACGGTTACAAGAGCAG AGCGGCTTTATGGACCACCTGGAGGAGAAGGCAGACCTGAGTGAGCTGGTGAACAAACAAGAACTTCGCTTCATCCACTACTGGCGAGAGAGATGCCATCA GAAAATCCATCACGTTTTAACAGAGCCAGGGGGCAGTGCCAAAGATGCGGCACTGGGAGGAGGACATCATCAGGCTGGCCCAGGACAGGGAGGAGATGAAG GTGAAgctgctggagctgcagcagatGGTATTGCGGCTTATAGCAACTACAACAATGGTCACAGAAAATTCCTGGCTGCTGCCCAGAACCCTGCTGATGAGCCTGGTCCAGGAGCCCCAGCCCCCCAGGAACTTGGGGCTGCAGACAAGCAGGGTG ATCTTTGTGAAGTGAGCCTCACCTCCTCTGCTCaaggagaggccagggagggtCCTCTCTATGACAACCCTACCACACAGCCAATCGTGCAGGACCACCAGGAGCACCCAGGCTTGGGCAGCAACTGCTGTGTGCCATTCTTTTGCTGGGCTTGGCTGCTGAGAAGAAGGAGATAA